The following are encoded in a window of Streptomyces sp. Go-475 genomic DNA:
- a CDS encoding multicopper oxidase domain-containing protein produces the protein MDRRSFNRRVLLGGAAVATSLSVAPEAISADGPAKTAPAGGEVKRIKLYAEKLADGQMGYGLEKGKATVPGPLIELNEGDTLHIEFENTMDVPVSLHVHGLDYEITSDGTKLNRSHVEPGATRTYTWRTHAPGRRKDGTWRAGSAGYWHYHDHVVGTDHGTQGLQKGLFGPVIVRRKGDVLPDRTHTVVFNDMLINNRPPHSGPNFEATVGDRVEFIVITHGEFYHTFHMHGHRWADNRTGMLTGPDDPSQIIDNKITGPADSFGFQVIAGEGVGAGAWMYHCHVQSHSDMGMVGLFLVKKPDGTIPGYDPHEHGEHGEHGQHTEHREGHEH, from the coding sequence ATGGACAGACGCAGCTTCAACCGGCGCGTGCTGCTGGGCGGCGCGGCCGTCGCGACATCGTTGTCCGTGGCGCCGGAGGCCATCAGCGCCGACGGACCGGCGAAGACGGCACCCGCCGGAGGCGAGGTGAAACGCATCAAGCTGTACGCCGAGAAGCTGGCGGACGGTCAGATGGGCTACGGCCTGGAGAAGGGCAAGGCCACCGTCCCCGGCCCGCTGATCGAGCTCAACGAGGGCGACACCCTGCACATCGAGTTCGAGAACACCATGGACGTGCCGGTGAGCCTGCACGTGCACGGGCTGGACTACGAGATCACCAGCGACGGCACGAAACTGAACCGCAGTCACGTCGAGCCGGGCGCCACCCGCACCTACACCTGGCGCACCCACGCCCCGGGCCGCCGCAAGGACGGCACCTGGCGGGCGGGCAGCGCGGGCTACTGGCACTACCACGACCACGTCGTCGGCACCGACCACGGCACCCAGGGGCTGCAGAAGGGCCTGTTCGGGCCGGTCATCGTCCGCCGCAAGGGAGACGTCCTGCCCGACCGCACGCACACGGTCGTCTTCAACGACATGCTCATCAACAACAGGCCGCCGCACTCCGGGCCGAACTTCGAGGCCACGGTGGGCGACCGCGTCGAGTTCATCGTGATCACGCACGGCGAGTTCTACCACACGTTCCACATGCACGGTCATCGCTGGGCGGACAACCGCACCGGCATGCTGACCGGCCCCGACGACCCCAGCCAGATCATCGACAACAAGATCACCGGCCCGGCCGACTCCTTCGGCTTCCAGGTCATCGCGGGGGAGGGGGTCGGGGCCGGCGCCTGGATGTACCACTGCCATGTGCAGAGCCACTCCGACATGGGGATGGTGGGGCTGTTCCTGGTGAAGAAGCCGGACGGCACGATCCCCGGCTACGACCCGCACGAGCACGGAGAGCACGGAGAGCACGGGCAGCACACGGAGCATCGGGAGGGACACGAGCACTGA
- a CDS encoding LacI family DNA-binding transcriptional regulator has product MTDTAPRPTLEAVAARAGVSRATVSRVVNGGDGVRDILVERVRKAVDELGYVPNQAARSLVTRRHDAVAVVVAEPETRVFADPFFALQLRGISKELTAHDNQLVLLLTEGRDDHARVGRYLAGGHVDGALVFSLHLDDPLPELIQRAGVPTVFGGRPGWSGDRRGVVYVDSDNRGGARDAVRHLAGLGRTRIAHITGALDQTSAVDRLDGYRDVMVDADPRLIVEADFTPAGGERAMRELLDRCPDVDAVFAANDLTASGALRVLREAGRRVPDDVAVIGFDDMRPLAEQTDPPLTTVRQDIEEMGRLMARLLLRGLDRATPREGVSGTPSSVVLPTTLVRRTSA; this is encoded by the coding sequence GTGACCGACACAGCGCCGCGTCCCACCCTGGAGGCCGTGGCCGCGCGGGCCGGTGTCTCGCGGGCCACGGTGTCCCGCGTGGTCAACGGCGGGGACGGGGTGCGGGACATCCTCGTCGAGCGGGTCCGCAAGGCCGTCGACGAACTCGGGTACGTGCCCAACCAGGCCGCCCGCTCCCTGGTGACCCGGCGGCACGACGCGGTCGCGGTGGTCGTCGCCGAGCCGGAGACGCGCGTGTTCGCCGACCCGTTCTTCGCGCTCCAGCTGCGCGGCATCAGCAAGGAGCTGACGGCCCACGACAACCAGCTCGTCCTGCTGCTCACGGAAGGCCGGGACGATCACGCCCGGGTCGGCCGGTACCTCGCCGGCGGACACGTCGACGGGGCCCTCGTCTTCTCCCTGCACCTCGACGACCCGCTGCCGGAGCTGATCCAGCGGGCCGGTGTCCCCACCGTGTTCGGCGGGCGGCCCGGCTGGAGCGGCGACCGGCGCGGTGTCGTGTACGTCGACAGCGACAACCGGGGCGGTGCCCGCGACGCCGTCCGCCACCTGGCCGGCCTCGGACGCACCCGCATCGCGCACATCACCGGCGCGCTCGACCAGACCTCGGCGGTGGACCGGCTCGACGGCTACCGGGACGTCATGGTGGACGCCGACCCGCGGCTGATCGTCGAGGCCGACTTCACCCCGGCCGGAGGGGAGCGCGCGATGCGTGAACTCCTCGACCGCTGCCCGGACGTGGACGCGGTGTTCGCCGCCAACGACCTCACGGCCTCCGGAGCGCTGCGCGTCCTGCGGGAAGCCGGACGGCGGGTGCCCGACGACGTGGCCGTGATCGGCTTCGACGACATGCGGCCCCTCGCGGAACAGACCGACCCGCCGCTCACCACGGTCCGTCAGGACATCGAGGAGATGGGCCGCCTGATGGCCCGCCTCCTCCTGCGCGGCCTCGACCGCGCCACCCCCCGCGAGGGCGTCTCCGGCACCCCGTCCAGCGTGGTCCTGCCGACGACACTGGTGCGGCGGACGTCCGCGTAG
- a CDS encoding VOC family protein has translation MLTTRFVTGAPNWVDLGAPDIDGAAAFYGGLFGWRFQPGGPEVGGYGLFQLGGRTAAGGMQTTPEQGPPSWTVYFQAPDADATARAAEQARGAVLLQPMDVQDLGRMAILADQAGVSFGLWQPGRNKGLEVVQEPGSLCWVELYTADVPAAAAFYRSVLGLETAGVDFPGGTYTTFNPAGEGEDAMFGGVVPLADDPGEQEAYWLPYFEVGDTDATVARAQELGGTVRMPASDVPGVGRVAKLADPYGARFAVIRSEPQPG, from the coding sequence ATGCTCACCACCCGTTTTGTCACCGGTGCTCCGAACTGGGTCGATCTCGGCGCACCCGACATCGACGGCGCCGCCGCCTTCTACGGCGGCCTGTTCGGCTGGCGGTTCCAGCCGGGCGGGCCCGAGGTCGGGGGGTACGGTCTCTTCCAGCTCGGCGGCCGGACCGCCGCCGGGGGCATGCAGACCACACCGGAGCAGGGTCCGCCGTCCTGGACGGTGTACTTCCAGGCCCCGGACGCGGACGCCACGGCGCGGGCGGCCGAGCAGGCCCGCGGCGCGGTGCTGCTGCAGCCCATGGACGTCCAGGACCTGGGTCGCATGGCGATCCTCGCCGACCAGGCCGGGGTGTCCTTCGGCCTGTGGCAGCCGGGCCGGAACAAGGGCCTGGAGGTCGTCCAGGAGCCCGGCTCGCTGTGCTGGGTCGAGCTGTACACGGCGGACGTCCCGGCCGCGGCCGCCTTCTACCGCTCCGTGCTCGGCCTGGAGACGGCCGGCGTCGACTTCCCCGGCGGTACGTACACGACGTTCAACCCGGCCGGGGAGGGCGAGGACGCCATGTTCGGCGGTGTGGTGCCGCTGGCCGACGACCCGGGCGAGCAGGAGGCTTACTGGCTGCCGTACTTCGAGGTCGGCGACACGGACGCCACCGTCGCCCGGGCGCAGGAGCTGGGCGGCACGGTCCGCATGCCCGCGAGTGACGTCCCCGGAGTCGGCCGCGTCGCCAAGCTCGCCGACCCGTACGGGGCGCGCTTCGCGGTGATCCGCAGCGAGCCGCAACCGGGCTAG
- a CDS encoding WhiB family transcriptional regulator: MPIDTITSPELAWQQEALCAQTGAEFFFPEPGSSVREAKRICGLCPIRPACLEYALSNDERFGVWGGLSEKERLELRRTSR, translated from the coding sequence ATGCCCATCGACACCATCACCTCCCCCGAACTCGCCTGGCAGCAGGAGGCGCTGTGCGCGCAGACCGGGGCGGAGTTCTTCTTCCCCGAGCCCGGCAGCTCGGTGCGGGAGGCGAAGCGGATCTGCGGTCTGTGCCCCATCCGGCCGGCCTGCCTCGAGTACGCGCTGAGCAACGACGAGCGCTTCGGCGTCTGGGGCGGCCTGTCGGAGAAGGAGCGGCTGGAACTGCGGCGCACGTCGCGCTAG
- a CDS encoding acyl-ACP desaturase: MTITAPHLGSPAGAWTDAQLLYALEEVVEKELNRHLKVAKDWMPHEYVPWSDGRNFPGLFEDGEAWEKEQSKVTEIGRIALVVNLLTEDNLPSYHHEIASLFGRDGAWGTWVHRWTAEEGRHGIVMRDYLLTSRAVDPDKLEEFRMSHMSEGFESDNRHSMLHSIAYVAFQELATRISHRNTGHQSGDPVCDRMLARIATDENLHMVFYRNLLKAAFDLAPDLTMQAVRDVVVNFRMPGHGIPGFERAAAQMAIGEVYNLRIHHDDVLQPVLRFLKIMEIDGLGPEGRKAQEELGLYMDGLDSEASKFDEKLAARKARMAARAGA; encoded by the coding sequence ATGACGATCACCGCTCCCCATCTCGGCAGCCCCGCCGGCGCCTGGACCGACGCTCAGCTGCTGTACGCACTGGAGGAAGTGGTCGAGAAGGAGCTCAACCGGCATCTGAAGGTCGCCAAGGACTGGATGCCGCACGAGTACGTGCCGTGGAGCGACGGGCGCAACTTCCCCGGCCTCTTCGAGGACGGCGAGGCCTGGGAGAAGGAGCAGTCGAAGGTCACCGAGATCGGCCGCATCGCGCTCGTCGTCAACCTGCTGACCGAGGACAACCTGCCCAGCTACCACCACGAGATCGCCTCCCTGTTCGGCCGGGACGGCGCCTGGGGCACCTGGGTGCACCGCTGGACCGCGGAGGAGGGCCGGCACGGCATCGTGATGCGCGACTACCTGCTCACCTCGCGCGCGGTGGACCCGGACAAGCTGGAGGAGTTCCGGATGTCCCACATGAGCGAGGGCTTCGAGTCGGACAACCGCCACTCGATGCTGCACTCGATCGCCTACGTGGCGTTCCAGGAACTGGCCACCCGCATCTCGCACCGCAACACCGGCCACCAGTCCGGCGACCCGGTCTGCGACCGCATGCTGGCCCGGATCGCCACCGACGAGAACCTGCACATGGTCTTCTACCGGAACCTGCTCAAGGCGGCGTTCGACCTCGCCCCCGACCTGACCATGCAGGCCGTGCGGGACGTGGTCGTGAACTTCCGGATGCCCGGCCACGGCATCCCCGGCTTCGAGCGGGCCGCCGCGCAGATGGCGATCGGCGAGGTCTACAACCTGCGCATCCACCACGACGACGTGCTCCAGCCCGTGCTGCGCTTCCTGAAGATCATGGAGATCGACGGCCTGGGCCCCGAGGGCCGCAAGGCGCAGGAGGAGCTCGGTCTGTACATGGACGGCCTGGACTCCGAGGCGTCGAAGTTCGACGAGAAGCTGGCCGCCCGCAAGGCCCGCATGGCGGCCCGCGCCGGCGCCTGA
- the ddaH gene encoding dimethylargininase, whose translation MPSKKALVRRPSPRLAEGLVTHIERERVDADLAVEQWEAYVQALRTHGWETTEVDPADDCPDSVFVEDTVVMYKNVALIARPGAESRRAETAGVEEAVAGLGCSVNWIWEPGTLDGGDVLKIGDTVYVGRGGRTNAAGVQQLRAAFEPLGARVVAVPVSKVLHLKTAVTALPDGTVIGHIPKMDAPSLFARFLPVPEESGAHVVLLGGDKLLMAASAPKTAELFSDLGYEPVVVDISEFEKLEGCVTCLSVRLRELYV comes from the coding sequence GTGCCCAGCAAGAAGGCCCTCGTCCGCCGCCCCAGCCCGCGACTCGCCGAAGGGCTGGTGACCCACATCGAGCGGGAGAGGGTCGACGCCGACCTCGCGGTCGAGCAGTGGGAGGCGTACGTGCAGGCCCTGCGCACGCACGGCTGGGAGACCACCGAGGTGGACCCGGCCGACGACTGCCCGGACTCGGTGTTCGTCGAGGACACGGTCGTGATGTACAAGAACGTGGCGCTGATCGCCCGCCCGGGCGCCGAGTCGCGGCGCGCGGAGACCGCCGGGGTGGAGGAGGCCGTGGCCGGCCTGGGCTGCTCGGTGAACTGGATATGGGAGCCGGGCACGCTGGACGGCGGCGACGTCCTGAAGATCGGCGACACCGTCTACGTGGGCCGGGGCGGGCGCACCAACGCCGCCGGTGTCCAGCAGTTGCGCGCCGCGTTCGAGCCGCTGGGCGCGCGGGTCGTCGCCGTGCCCGTGAGCAAGGTGCTGCACCTGAAGACGGCGGTCACGGCCCTGCCCGACGGGACGGTCATCGGGCACATCCCGAAGATGGACGCGCCGTCGCTGTTCGCGCGTTTCCTGCCGGTGCCCGAGGAGTCGGGGGCGCACGTGGTGCTGCTGGGCGGCGACAAGCTGCTGATGGCGGCGAGCGCGCCGAAGACCGCGGAACTCTTCTCCGACCTCGGGTACGAACCGGTCGTCGTGGACATCAGCGAGTTCGAGAAGCTCGAAGGGTGTGTGACATGTCTCTCGGTACGGCTGCGGGAGCTGTACGTCTGA
- a CDS encoding Orn/Lys/Arg decarboxylase N-terminal domain-containing protein, whose translation MGDSTVLVAVAEHPEAGSAAAGQVARIAEAIRARGLQVRWVGSVADAEAVLRTEAGLAAAVVAWDLPPGAEGEPGGAAVLRRIGRRFQNLPVFLVMAEEGLRDLPLWVSKSVVGYVWPLEDTPAFIAGRITTAARAYQEALLPPFFKALRRFDDAHEYSWHTPAHSGGVAFLKSPVGRAFHDYFGERLLRSDLSISVEELGSLFEHTGPIGEAERNAARVFGSDHTYFVLHGDSTCNRLVGHFSVTRDEIALVDRNCHKSVLHGLVVSGARPVYLVPTRNGYGLAGPLPPAEIAADSVAARIAASPLTADAVSSRAQYAVFTNSTYDGLCYDAVAAARAFAPGTPRLHFDEAWFAYARFHPLYAGRYGMSVDEETFPGPDRPTVFATQSTHKLLAALSQGAMVHVRPGPRAPVEHDRFNEALMMHGTTSPLYPMIASLDVATAMMDGPQGQWLLDEAVTEAVRFRQEMVRIGRRIAAAGDRPAWFFGVWQPDEVTDPATGDRLPFDEAPAELLGSDPSCWHLDPGADWHGFPGLTDGYCMLDPIKVTLTCPGISATGEMSGWGIPARVLTAYLARRGIVVEKTDSYTTLVLFSMGITKGKWGTLLDALMDFKDLHDDDVPLDRVLPDLVAEHPRRYTGLTLRALCQEMHDHLREARLVELLDTAFQQLPEPVAPPQQCYQRLIRGGTERLRLADTPGRVAAAMVTVTPPGIPVLMPGENIGAADGPLLRYLGALESFDRRFPGFGSETHGVTRDPDTGDYLIECLRTDPLEGADSTTTPAQRRDAEGVGSGG comes from the coding sequence ATGGGCGACAGCACGGTTCTGGTGGCGGTGGCGGAGCATCCGGAGGCCGGGAGCGCCGCCGCCGGGCAGGTGGCGAGGATCGCCGAGGCGATCCGGGCGCGCGGCTTACAGGTCCGGTGGGTGGGGAGCGTCGCCGACGCCGAGGCGGTGCTCAGGACGGAGGCCGGCCTGGCCGCCGCGGTGGTCGCCTGGGATCTTCCGCCCGGAGCCGAGGGGGAACCGGGCGGTGCGGCGGTGCTGCGCCGGATCGGGCGCCGTTTCCAGAACCTGCCGGTGTTCCTGGTCATGGCCGAGGAGGGGCTGCGTGACCTGCCGCTGTGGGTGTCGAAGTCGGTGGTGGGCTACGTGTGGCCGCTGGAGGACACGCCGGCGTTCATCGCGGGGCGGATCACCACCGCCGCACGTGCCTACCAGGAGGCGCTGCTCCCGCCGTTCTTCAAGGCGCTGCGGCGCTTCGACGACGCGCACGAGTACTCGTGGCACACCCCGGCGCACTCCGGCGGTGTCGCCTTCCTGAAGTCGCCCGTGGGCCGGGCGTTCCACGACTACTTCGGGGAGCGGCTGCTCCGCAGCGACCTGTCGATCTCGGTGGAGGAGCTCGGCTCGCTGTTCGAGCACACCGGCCCCATCGGTGAGGCGGAGCGCAACGCCGCGCGGGTCTTCGGCTCCGACCACACGTACTTCGTGCTGCACGGCGACTCCACTTGCAACCGCCTGGTCGGGCACTTCAGCGTGACCCGCGACGAGATCGCCCTGGTGGACCGAAACTGCCACAAGTCGGTCCTGCACGGCCTGGTCGTCTCCGGCGCCCGGCCGGTGTACCTGGTCCCCACCCGCAACGGCTACGGCCTCGCGGGACCGCTGCCGCCGGCCGAGATCGCGGCGGACTCGGTGGCGGCGCGGATCGCCGCGAGCCCCCTGACGGCGGACGCCGTGTCCTCGCGCGCCCAGTACGCGGTGTTCACCAACTCCACCTACGACGGCCTGTGCTACGACGCGGTGGCGGCGGCCCGGGCCTTCGCCCCCGGCACGCCCCGGCTGCACTTCGACGAGGCGTGGTTCGCCTACGCCCGCTTCCATCCGCTCTACGCGGGCCGGTACGGCATGTCGGTGGACGAGGAGACCTTCCCCGGCCCCGACCGGCCGACGGTCTTCGCGACCCAGTCCACGCACAAGCTGCTGGCCGCGTTGTCGCAGGGCGCCATGGTGCACGTGCGGCCCGGGCCGCGGGCGCCGGTGGAGCACGACCGGTTCAACGAGGCGCTGATGATGCACGGCACGACGTCGCCGCTGTACCCGATGATCGCCTCGCTGGACGTGGCCACGGCGATGATGGACGGGCCGCAGGGGCAGTGGCTGCTCGACGAGGCGGTGACCGAGGCGGTCCGGTTCCGCCAGGAGATGGTGCGGATCGGGCGGCGGATCGCGGCGGCGGGTGACCGGCCGGCGTGGTTCTTCGGGGTGTGGCAGCCGGACGAGGTGACCGACCCGGCGACCGGGGACCGCCTGCCCTTCGACGAGGCCCCGGCGGAACTGCTGGGCTCGGATCCCTCCTGCTGGCACCTCGACCCCGGGGCGGACTGGCACGGTTTCCCCGGCCTGACCGACGGCTACTGCATGCTCGACCCGATCAAGGTCACCCTGACCTGCCCCGGGATCAGCGCGACCGGCGAGATGTCCGGGTGGGGCATCCCGGCCCGGGTGCTCACCGCGTACCTCGCCAGGCGCGGCATCGTCGTGGAGAAGACCGACAGCTACACGACACTGGTGCTGTTCTCCATGGGCATCACCAAGGGCAAGTGGGGCACGCTGCTGGACGCCCTCATGGACTTCAAGGACCTCCACGACGACGACGTCCCGCTCGACCGGGTGCTGCCCGACCTGGTCGCCGAACACCCGCGGCGCTACACCGGGCTGACCCTGCGCGCCCTCTGCCAGGAGATGCACGACCACCTGCGCGAGGCCCGCCTGGTCGAACTCCTCGACACCGCCTTCCAGCAGCTCCCGGAGCCCGTCGCCCCGCCCCAGCAGTGCTACCAGCGCCTGATCCGAGGCGGCACGGAACGGCTGCGCCTGGCCGACACGCCGGGCCGGGTCGCGGCGGCGATGGTCACCGTGACGCCACCCGGCATCCCGGTCCTGATGCCGGGAGAGAACATCGGCGCGGCGGACGGTCCACTCCTGCGGTACCTGGGCGCCCTGGAGTCCTTCGACCGCCGCTTTCCCGGGTTCGGCAGTGAGACACACGGCGTGACCCGTGACCCCGACACCGGCGACTACCTGATCGAGTGCCTGCGCACCGACCCACTGGAGGGCGCCGACAGCACCACGACACCGGCCCAGCGGCGGGATGCGGAGGGGGTCGGTTCGGGGGGTTGA
- a CDS encoding ABC transporter substrate-binding protein produces MPSTSLCVGVVAPLTGRLAPLGSPLSYVLRRLAPRLAHVRNGGRRHDVTVAVRDSRSDPDAARRAVRDLAGTDGAHLVLTMAGTRVLPAVADACEEAGVPCLSTTFPWQAYVHTRGAGPGHRFRWTYHFAWGLDDIAAVFADLWERVGGAGTVGCLWNDDLQGDLLRHDRYGFAAVTSPRGHTLADLGAYREPADDFTAQVDRLREHGADRVTSAATATDLALFHRQARAAGVRPRLITCSRWLTYPHTHTTPAADVHGELADARVATLVYWSPAHPYRSGLDGTTCAELAHAYQQDTGAAWLQPLGLAHALLETAHHALTAADDPTDRASVAQALSGAALDTIAGRLDWTRGPTPNIALLPLVGGQWHPDPHGPRLAVVSNSAHPGVRLTGDLTPAR; encoded by the coding sequence GTGCCGTCGACTTCCTTGTGTGTGGGCGTGGTCGCGCCGCTGACGGGCCGGCTGGCCCCCCTCGGGTCACCGTTGTCGTACGTCCTGCGCAGGCTCGCGCCCCGGCTGGCGCACGTCCGCAACGGCGGCCGCCGCCACGACGTGACCGTCGCCGTGCGCGACAGCCGCTCCGACCCGGACGCGGCCCGGCGGGCCGTACGGGACCTGGCCGGGACGGACGGCGCGCACCTGGTGCTCACCATGGCCGGAACCCGGGTCCTGCCCGCCGTCGCGGACGCCTGCGAGGAGGCCGGGGTCCCCTGCCTGTCGACCACGTTCCCCTGGCAGGCGTACGTCCACACCCGCGGGGCCGGGCCCGGGCACCGCTTCCGCTGGACGTACCACTTCGCGTGGGGACTGGACGACATCGCCGCCGTCTTCGCCGACCTGTGGGAACGCGTCGGCGGCGCAGGCACCGTCGGATGCCTGTGGAACGACGACCTGCAAGGGGACCTGCTGCGCCACGACCGGTACGGCTTCGCCGCGGTGACGTCCCCACGCGGGCACACCCTGGCCGACCTCGGCGCCTACCGGGAACCGGCCGACGACTTCACCGCGCAGGTCGACCGGCTGCGCGAGCACGGCGCCGACCGCGTCACCAGCGCCGCCACCGCCACCGACCTCGCCCTCTTCCACCGCCAGGCCCGTGCGGCGGGGGTGCGGCCGCGGCTGATCACCTGCTCGCGCTGGCTGACCTACCCGCACACCCACACCACCCCCGCCGCCGACGTGCACGGCGAGCTCGCCGACGCCCGCGTGGCCACCCTCGTGTACTGGAGCCCGGCCCACCCCTACCGCTCCGGCCTCGACGGCACCACGTGCGCCGAACTCGCCCACGCCTACCAGCAGGACACCGGAGCCGCCTGGCTCCAGCCCCTCGGCCTCGCCCACGCCCTGCTGGAGACCGCCCACCACGCCCTCACGGCGGCGGACGACCCCACCGACCGGGCCTCCGTCGCGCAGGCCCTCTCCGGCGCCGCCCTCGACACCATCGCCGGCCGCCTCGACTGGACACGGGGGCCGACCCCCAACATCGCCCTCCTCCCACTGGTCGGCGGGCAGTGGCACCCTGATCCGCACGGTCCCCGCCTCGCCGTCGTCAGCAACAGCGCTCACCCGGGCGTACGGCTCACCGGGGATCTCACCCCGGCACGCTGA
- a CDS encoding excinuclease ABC subunit UvrA — translation MPAFITLTGARENNLKDVTLRIPKGRLTVFTGVSGSGKSSVVFDTIAVESQRQLNETYPWFVRNRLPKFERPHADGLEDLTPAIVVDQRPVGGHSRSTVGTMTDVYSVIRVLFSRHGTPSAGPATAYSFNDPSGMCPECDGLGRTVRPDWDRILDPDRSLADGAVRFPPFAAGTWQGQAYTNSADLDPDKPVGRFTAAEREFLMRGRPGSKVTVKGSGGTWSTDYEGLADRFERLYLKRDLSAMSQKTRDLVREFLTEGVCPACRGARLNAAALATRIDGRSIADCTRMQVTDLIAVLKGIDDPVAGPIAGAAVAALERIEAIGLGYLSLDRETATLSGGEGQRLKTVRHLGSSLTGMTYIFDEPSVGLHPRDVGRLGDLLLRLRDKGNTVLVVEHDPDVIALADHVVDMGPGAGTGGGTVVFEGTPEELAASDTLTGRCLRRRTAVKEEVRRATGELWVKGADRHNLRDVTVRFPTGVLTAVTGVAGSGKSTLVGEFTAAHEEAVVVDQSSIGISGRSTPATYLGIMDTVRKVFARETGAEAGCFSFNSSGACGTCEGRGIIYTDLAFMDPVTTTCHDCEGRRFKEEVLRLTVRGRSIADVLEMTAEQALGFFDDQGVRRRLRALRDVGLTYLTLGQPLSTLSGGERQRIKLATRLHRTGAVYVLDEPTTGLHMADVAGLVDLLDRLVDAGNTVLVVEHNLDVVARADWVIDLGPDGGRDGGEVVFEGTPRQLLQARGSFTGEHLRRAVRADVSVPG, via the coding sequence ATGCCCGCATTCATCACCCTGACCGGAGCCCGCGAGAACAACCTCAAGGACGTCACCCTCCGCATCCCGAAAGGCCGGCTGACCGTGTTCACCGGCGTTTCGGGGTCGGGGAAGTCGTCGGTCGTCTTCGACACGATCGCGGTGGAGTCGCAGCGCCAGCTGAACGAGACGTATCCGTGGTTCGTCCGCAACCGGCTGCCCAAGTTCGAGCGGCCGCACGCGGACGGCCTGGAGGACCTCACCCCCGCGATCGTCGTCGACCAGCGGCCGGTCGGCGGCCACTCCCGGTCGACGGTCGGCACCATGACGGACGTCTACTCGGTGATCCGCGTCCTGTTCTCCCGGCACGGCACACCGAGCGCCGGTCCGGCCACGGCCTACTCGTTCAACGACCCGTCGGGCATGTGCCCCGAGTGCGACGGACTGGGCCGGACGGTACGGCCCGACTGGGACCGCATCCTGGACCCGGACCGCTCGCTCGCCGACGGGGCGGTCCGCTTCCCGCCGTTCGCCGCGGGGACCTGGCAGGGCCAGGCATACACCAACAGCGCCGACCTCGACCCGGACAAGCCGGTGGGGCGGTTCACCGCCGCCGAGCGGGAGTTCCTGATGCGCGGGCGGCCCGGCAGCAAGGTCACCGTCAAGGGCAGCGGCGGCACCTGGAGCACGGATTACGAGGGTCTCGCCGACCGCTTCGAGCGGCTGTACCTGAAGCGGGACCTGTCGGCCATGAGCCAGAAGACCCGCGACCTGGTCCGGGAGTTCCTGACGGAGGGCGTCTGCCCGGCCTGCCGGGGAGCACGGCTCAACGCGGCGGCGCTCGCGACCCGGATCGACGGCCGGTCGATCGCCGACTGCACGCGCATGCAGGTCACGGACCTGATCGCCGTGCTGAAGGGGATCGACGACCCGGTGGCCGGGCCGATCGCCGGGGCGGCCGTGGCCGCGCTGGAACGCATCGAGGCGATCGGCCTCGGCTATCTGAGCCTGGACCGGGAGACGGCCACGCTCAGCGGCGGGGAGGGCCAGCGGCTGAAGACCGTGCGGCACCTCGGCTCCAGCCTGACCGGCATGACGTACATCTTCGACGAGCCGAGCGTCGGGCTGCACCCGCGCGACGTGGGCCGGCTCGGCGATCTGCTGCTGCGGCTGCGCGACAAGGGCAACACCGTCCTGGTCGTCGAGCACGACCCGGACGTCATCGCACTGGCCGACCACGTCGTCGACATGGGGCCGGGCGCCGGAACCGGGGGCGGCACGGTGGTGTTCGAGGGGACGCCGGAGGAACTGGCCGCGTCGGACACGCTCACCGGTCGCTGTCTGCGCCGGCGTACGGCGGTCAAGGAGGAGGTGCGGCGGGCCACCGGCGAGCTGTGGGTGAAGGGCGCCGACCGGCACAACCTGCGCGACGTGACCGTGCGGTTCCCGACCGGTGTGCTCACGGCGGTCACCGGGGTCGCCGGGTCGGGGAAGAGCACCCTGGTCGGGGAGTTCACCGCCGCCCACGAGGAGGCCGTGGTCGTGGACCAGTCGTCGATCGGGATCTCGGGCCGGTCCACCCCGGCGACCTACCTGGGGATCATGGACACGGTACGGAAGGTCTTCGCCCGCGAGACGGGCGCCGAGGCGGGCTGCTTCAGCTTCAACTCCAGCGGCGCCTGCGGCACGTGCGAAGGCCGGGGCATCATCTACACCGACCTCGCCTTCATGGACCCGGTGACGACGACCTGCCACGACTGCGAGGGGCGGCGCTTCAAGGAGGAGGTGCTGCGGCTCACCGTCCGGGGCCGGTCCATCGCCGACGTCCTGGAGATGACGGCCGAGCAGGCGCTCGGCTTCTTCGACGACCAGGGCGTACGGCGACGGCTGCGCGCGCTGCGGGACGTCGGACTCACGTATCTGACGCTCGGCCAGCCCCTGTCCACGCTCTCCGGCGGTGAGCGGCAGCGCATCAAGCTGGCCACCCGGCTGCACCGCACGGGCGCGGTCTACGTCCTCGACGAACCGACGACGGGCCTGCACATGGCGGACGTGGCGGGACTCGTCGACCTGCTGGACCGGCTGGTGGACGCGGGCAACACGGTCCTGGTCGTCGAACACAACCTGGACGTCGTCGCCCGGGCCGACTGGGTGATCGACCTCGGCCCGGACGGCGGCAGGGACGGCGGCGAGGTCGTCTTCGAAGGCACGCCGCGACAACTCCTCCAAGCACGGGGGTCGTTCACCGGGGAGCACCTGCGGCGGGCGGTCCGGGCGGACGTCAGCGTGCCGGGGTGA